In a single window of the Thunnus albacares chromosome 1, fThuAlb1.1, whole genome shotgun sequence genome:
- the LOC122984313 gene encoding calmodulin-like protein 4 — translation MAKFFTPVQINEFKECFSLYDKKQKGKIDAQDLITVMRCLGTSPTFGEIQRHLQVHKIEKKGELDFSMFLTMMHRQMQQEDPKAEILEALRMTDKQKKGYIQASELRAKLTMLGEKLTNKEVDELFKEAHVKSDGMVNYEEFTQMVTLPPVDY, via the exons ATG GCTAAATTCTTCACACCAGTTCAAATCAACG AATTCAAGGAGTGCTTCTCCTTGTATGACAAGAAACAAAAGGGAAAGATTGATGCTCAGGACCTGATCACAGTTATGCGCTGCCTGGGTACAAGCCCCACGTTTGGAGAAATCCAAAGACATCTCCAAGTTCACAAAATCG AAAAGAAAGGTGAGCTGGACTTCTCCATGTTCCTCACCATGATGCATAGACAGATGCAACAGGAAGACCCTAAGGCAGAAATCCTGGAGGCCTTGAGGATGACAGACAAGCAGAAGAAAGGATACATCCAGGCATCCGAGCTCCGAGCCAAGCTCACCATGTTAGGAGAGAAGCTTACTAACAAAGAAG TGGATGAGCTGTTTAAAGAGGCACACGTCAAGTCAGACGGGATGGTCAACTATGAAGAGTTCACCCAGATGGTGACGCTGCCACCTGTCGATTACTGA